A section of the Myxococcales bacterium genome encodes:
- a CDS encoding SDR family oxidoreductase — protein sequence MGQAWAMAKVLIAGCGYVGGALGQMLVADGHEVFGLKRNPENLPAGIVPLRADLALPETLGGLPTSIDYIFYTAGAARGDEESYRKSYLDGVGRLLSSLAELGEKPKRIFFTSSTSVYDQRRGEKIDESSHTAPSNYRGDIILMTERLLLADSLPGCVVRFGGIYGPGRDRLLRAVRNGEVAIQGDEPHYTNRIHRDDAAGCLRHLMGLDDEEMHDIYLAVDHEPAEEAVVLRWLADRLGVKLPTLGAGSPPGQMRRAGSKRCINDRLIATGYRFRYPTFREGYEMVIDNWNDDS from the coding sequence ATGGGGCAAGCTTGGGCAATGGCCAAGGTACTGATCGCAGGATGTGGATATGTGGGTGGCGCCCTCGGGCAAATGCTCGTCGCAGACGGGCACGAGGTCTTTGGGCTGAAGCGAAATCCTGAGAATCTTCCGGCGGGCATCGTGCCCCTACGAGCTGATCTGGCGCTTCCCGAGACCCTGGGCGGACTTCCCACATCGATCGACTACATCTTCTATACCGCCGGCGCCGCACGAGGCGATGAGGAGAGTTACCGGAAATCGTACCTCGACGGTGTCGGAAGATTGTTGAGTTCCCTGGCCGAACTGGGTGAAAAGCCCAAGCGTATTTTCTTTACTTCGAGCACTTCGGTCTACGACCAACGACGTGGTGAGAAGATCGACGAATCATCGCATACGGCGCCGAGCAACTACCGCGGCGATATCATTTTGATGACCGAGCGTTTGTTGCTGGCGGACTCGTTGCCGGGCTGCGTGGTTCGCTTTGGGGGAATCTACGGCCCGGGACGCGATCGTCTGTTGCGCGCTGTCCGCAACGGCGAGGTCGCGATCCAGGGAGACGAGCCCCACTACACGAACAGGATCCATCGTGACGACGCGGCGGGCTGCTTGCGGCATCTGATGGGTTTGGACGACGAAGAAATGCACGACATCTATCTCGCTGTCGACCACGAGCCCGCCGAAGAAGCGGTCGTGCTGCGTTGGCTCGCCGATCGTCTGGGGGTGAAGCTTCCCACTCTCGGAGCGGGGTCGCCACCGGGCCAGATGCGCCGGGCCGGCAGCAAGCGCTGTATCAATGACCGCCTGATTGCGACCGGGTATCGCTTCCGTTACCCGACGTTTCGCGAAGGCTATGAGATGGTCATCGACAACTGGAACGACGACTCATGA
- a CDS encoding pyridoxal phosphate-dependent aminotransferase — protein sequence MPGAVYSPFADRLKDHPGPLYSLHVGDTWMEPFEGGRMEDLRVDQYPGMHRYCDTRGIPELVDALVDKLRHKNQLPCEPDNVLVCAGATGALSSAIGALIRPGDEVLILAPFWPLIRGIVQSFGGVPVEVPFYDRVDSAESAVESVRARLSSATVALYVSTPSNPTGRVLPENWLVALAEFATAENLWLLSDEVYEDFVYRGSHFSMGRVAPERTISTYSFSKAYGMAGNRTGYLVGPREATDQARKLATHCFYHAPTAGQLAGVRALESGAQWQERTRETYREVSQKAAASLNLPAPGGSTFFFLDVSSHLDDRGISGFLEDCFEDGVLVAPGESCGADYASWVRLCYTAMPPDRVAEALTLLAARLR from the coding sequence ATGCCGGGCGCCGTCTACTCGCCCTTTGCCGATCGTCTGAAAGACCACCCTGGCCCGCTCTATTCACTGCATGTTGGCGATACTTGGATGGAGCCCTTCGAGGGCGGACGCATGGAAGACCTGAGGGTCGACCAATATCCGGGGATGCACCGCTACTGCGACACCCGGGGTATTCCCGAACTCGTCGACGCCCTGGTCGATAAGCTGCGGCACAAAAATCAACTTCCCTGCGAACCCGACAACGTGTTGGTCTGTGCAGGGGCGACCGGCGCGCTGTCGAGTGCCATCGGGGCGTTGATTCGTCCGGGGGATGAGGTTCTGATCCTGGCGCCTTTCTGGCCGCTGATCCGCGGCATCGTGCAGTCGTTTGGCGGGGTGCCGGTCGAGGTTCCGTTTTATGATCGTGTCGATTCAGCCGAGTCTGCGGTCGAGTCGGTGCGCGCACGACTCAGCTCGGCAACGGTTGCGCTCTATGTTTCGACCCCCTCCAACCCGACCGGCCGAGTTCTGCCTGAGAATTGGCTGGTCGCGCTTGCGGAATTCGCAACGGCAGAAAATTTGTGGCTGCTATCCGACGAGGTTTACGAGGACTTCGTCTATCGAGGTAGCCATTTTTCGATGGGGCGCGTTGCGCCGGAGCGGACGATCTCGACGTATTCGTTCTCCAAGGCCTATGGCATGGCGGGCAACCGCACCGGCTACCTGGTGGGCCCGCGGGAGGCTACCGATCAGGCGCGAAAGCTCGCAACCCATTGCTTCTACCACGCGCCCACCGCTGGGCAACTCGCCGGGGTGCGGGCCCTCGAGAGCGGGGCGCAATGGCAGGAGCGGACCCGAGAAACCTACCGGGAGGTTTCGCAAAAGGCCGCAGCCAGCCTGAATCTGCCCGCACCCGGCGGTTCGACCTTCTTCTTTCTGGACGTCTCGTCCCATCTCGACGATCGTGGCATCTCGGGCTTTCTCGAAGACTGCTTCGAAGACGGCGTGCTCGTGGCACCGGGGGAGTCTTGCGGGGCGGATTACGCGTCCTGGGTGCGGCTCTGTTATACCGCCATGCCTCCGGATCGAGTCGCTGAAGCGTTGACGCTCCTGGCCGCGCGGCTGCGTTAG